The following nucleotide sequence is from bacterium.
ACGGTGGGCGCCGAGGACACGATCGAGGTGCCCCGCATCGGGTCGCACGAGCTGGTCGTGCGACCGCGGCGGGCACTCGTCGAGATCATCGAGCCGCGGCTCACGGAGATCCTCGGCATGGTGAAATCGCAGATCAAGCGGTCCGGCTACGCGAACCTGATTCCTGCGGGGGTCGTGGTGACCGGCGGCACCGCGCTGTTGGCCGGTCTCGCCGACGCGGCATCTGCGTTGCTCGAGCTGCCGTCGCGCGTCGGCGTGCCAGACATTCGGGGGACGATGGCGCATATGGTGGACAGTCCCGCGTACGCCACCGGTGTCGGTCTCGTGCTGCACGGGGCGCGCCAGCGCGCGCCCGGGCGGCTGGTGCGGACGGTCGACGGCACCGGGTCGGTGTTCGGCCGGGTGCGGCAGTGGTTGCGCGAGTTCACGCAGGGCGCATGAGCAGGGGAGGGCGAGGAGCGCGGGAAGAGAGCCCCAACGCATAGACCGGTCGCGTACCGTCAACGGCATACGAGATGGCAGCAGTAGTGGCAGCAGCGTGATTTCGCAGCATACGTCTTGGAGCGAACGGAGCGGGCACATGACGGAGAAACGGTGGCATCACCCGGTCCAGCGATTGCTCTCGGAACGGCGGAGCCAGACGGCAGTCATGACACGCCACACAGCAGTGACGACACGCCCGGGGGACGGGGACAAGGCGGTGGTCCCCCCAGAGGGTGCGGGAGGGGTGCGGATGGCGAACGTCGAGCGGGATCTCCGGCGCTACGCGGCGATCAAAGTGATCGGGGTCGGGGGCGGCGGCAGCAACGCGGTGAATCGCATGATCACCGCCGGCCTTCGAGGCGTGGAGTTCATCGCGATCAACACCGACGCGCAGGCCCTGGCGCTGTCGAACGCCGACAAGAAGATCCACATCGGCGGGAAGCTCACACGCGGACTTGGTGCCGGCGGCGACCCGGAGGTCGGGCGGCAGGCGGCCGAGGAGACTCGCGAGGAGCTCACCGAGGTGGTCGAGGGCGCCGACATGGTGTTCGTGACCGCTGGCATGGGCGGCGGCACGGGGACGGGCGGCGCGCCGATCATCGCGCAGGTCGCCCGCGAGCTCGGCGCGCTGACGATCGGGGTGGTCACCCGGCCGTTCAGCTTCGAGGGCCGCCGCCGCGCGGCCGCGGCCGAGGAGGGGATCCGGAACCTCAGGCAACGGGTCAACACGGTGATCACGATCCCGAACGACCGGCTGCTCCAAGTCGTGGATAAGAGCGCGACGGTGGTCGAGGCGTTCCGGGTCGCGGACGATGTCCTGCGCCAGGGCGTGCAGGGGATCGCCGACCTGATCACGGTGCCCGGGCTGATCAACCTCGACTTCGCCGACGTCCGCACGATCATGACCGAGGCCGGCTCCGCGCTCATCGGCATCGGGATCGCGAGCGGGGAGGGCCGGGCGGCCCAGGCGGCCCAGGCGGCGATCGCGAGCCCGCTGCTCGAGACCTCGATGGAAGGTGCCCGCGGCGTGCTCATCAACATCACGGGCGGCATGGACCTCGGGATGCTCGAGATCAACGAGGCCGCGCAGGTCGTCCAACAGGCCGCCGACCCCGAAGCGAACATCATCTTCGGGGCCGTGCTGGACGAGCATCTGGACGGGAAGATCCAGATCACGGTGATCGCGACCGGATTTGAGGGACCGCGCCGGACGGCCGACCTCGCGGAGGGCATGGCGGAAGCGGCCGATGCGCCGCCGCGCGAGACGACCCGGGTCGGGCTGGAGGACCTGGACATCCCCGCGTTCTTGAGGAAGCGCTAGGATTCGCTCCGTTCGAGGCGGCGCCGCGCATGTGGCGGCGCCGCCCGCTTTGGCACGTCGTTTCCAATCCCGGGGCGGCGTGGTACGCTTAGGGTCATGGTGAGTTCTCCGGAGGACCATTTTGCCGCCGTCCGGGCGGCGGTCGAAGCGTGCTTTCCGGTACAGGAGCTCTGGTTTCAGGACGGTCGGCCGGCGTTCGCGATCAGGCCGGGGCCGGACGACAAGGCGCGATTCCTTCGCCTCCGGGAGAGACTCGACGGGCTCGGCGTCCTCCCGTTGCTCCGCCGCCACGACGGAGAGACGATCGTGCTGCTGGTGCCGAAGCCGCCGCCGACACGAACGCGCTGGGTGTGGCCGATCGGGTTGTTCGCGGCGACACTCGTCACGACGTTCATCGCAGGCTATCTGAACGCGCAGGGCGGGTGCGTGCCGGGGTTGCTGTCCCCCGTCGCCGGCGGGGTCGCGTTTTCGCTGTCGCTTATGGCGATCCTGTTCTGCCACGAGATGGGACACAAGCTCGTCTCGATCTGGCGCAAGATCGACGCCAGCCCGCCGATGTTCATCCCGATGCCGCCGCTGCCGGGGTTGGCGATCGGCACGATGGGCGCCGTGATCTTGACACGCACGCCGTCGCCGAACCGCGATGCCCTCGTCGAGCTCGGGGCGAGCGGGCCGATCGCGGGGTTCATCG
It contains:
- the ftsZ gene encoding cell division protein FtsZ; translation: MANVERDLRRYAAIKVIGVGGGGSNAVNRMITAGLRGVEFIAINTDAQALALSNADKKIHIGGKLTRGLGAGGDPEVGRQAAEETREELTEVVEGADMVFVTAGMGGGTGTGGAPIIAQVARELGALTIGVVTRPFSFEGRRRAAAAEEGIRNLRQRVNTVITIPNDRLLQVVDKSATVVEAFRVADDVLRQGVQGIADLITVPGLINLDFADVRTIMTEAGSALIGIGIASGEGRAAQAAQAAIASPLLETSMEGARGVLINITGGMDLGMLEINEAAQVVQQAADPEANIIFGAVLDEHLDGKIQITVIATGFEGPRRTADLAEGMAEAADAPPRETTRVGLEDLDIPAFLRKR
- a CDS encoding site-2 protease family protein, producing the protein MVSSPEDHFAAVRAAVEACFPVQELWFQDGRPAFAIRPGPDDKARFLRLRERLDGLGVLPLLRRHDGETIVLLVPKPPPTRTRWVWPIGLFAATLVTTFIAGYLNAQGGCVPGLLSPVAGGVAFSLSLMAILFCHEMGHKLVSIWRKIDASPPMFIPMPPLPGLAIGTMGAVILTRTPSPNRDALVELGASGPIAGFIVAVPILVYGIAHSLVISHAAIVANGCQLTAIPTPMLVDLLVRWLLHPSPSADVLIHPMAFAGWVGLLVTALNLLPASMLDGGHVMRAVFGPRAHLILSYVAVGVGILFGYWVMSLLILLMIRRGHPGPLDDCSPVTPVHKAMAAVLIPIFVLSAVPLATL